Proteins found in one Prochlorothrix hollandica PCC 9006 = CALU 1027 genomic segment:
- the sufC gene encoding Fe-S cluster assembly ATPase SufC, producing the protein MINANAETIISVKDLTARVDDVPILKGVNLDIKAGEIHAIMGRNGSGKSTLSKVLAGHPAYEVTGGSVVFQGQDLLELAADIRAQKGIFLAFQYPLEIPGVTNLDFLRVSYNSRQKAKGLEELDVFDFDDLIQDKLDIVKMDPSFLTRSVNEGFSGGEKKRNEILQMALLEPTLAILDETDSGLDIDALRIVADGVNQLTNPTNAVLMITHYQRLLSYIQPDFIHVMHAGQIIRTGGKELALELEEKGYDWIDDLVLDTNPETNPETNPAKVEVAV; encoded by the coding sequence GTGATTAATGCCAATGCTGAGACCATTATCTCGGTCAAGGATTTAACCGCTAGGGTTGATGATGTCCCCATTTTGAAGGGGGTCAACTTGGACATTAAGGCGGGGGAAATCCACGCCATTATGGGTCGCAATGGGTCCGGTAAAAGCACCCTGTCTAAGGTGCTGGCGGGCCACCCTGCCTATGAGGTCACCGGGGGATCTGTGGTCTTCCAAGGTCAGGACTTGCTGGAACTGGCGGCAGATATCCGCGCCCAAAAGGGTATCTTTTTAGCCTTTCAATATCCCCTCGAAATCCCAGGGGTGACCAACCTGGATTTCCTGCGGGTGTCCTACAACAGTCGCCAAAAAGCGAAAGGCTTAGAGGAATTGGATGTCTTTGACTTTGATGACCTGATCCAAGACAAGTTGGATATTGTCAAAATGGATCCGTCCTTCTTAACCCGCAGCGTCAACGAAGGCTTTTCCGGCGGCGAAAAGAAGCGCAACGAAATTCTGCAAATGGCCCTCTTAGAACCCACCTTAGCCATTTTGGATGAAACCGATTCCGGTCTCGACATTGATGCCCTGCGCATCGTGGCCGACGGAGTCAACCAATTGACTAACCCCACCAATGCGGTCTTGATGATCACCCATTACCAGCGGCTGCTGAGCTATATTCAGCCCGACTTTATCCATGTGATGCACGCTGGACAAATTATTCGCACCGGCGGTAAGGAATTGGCCCTGGAACTGGAAGAAAAGGGGTATGACTGGATTGATGATTTAGTGCTAGATACCAATCCTGAAACCAATCCTGAAACCAATCCTGCAAAAGTGGAGGTGGCGGTGTAA
- the hisG gene encoding ATP phosphoribosyltransferase, whose product MITIALPKGALLKDSIALLQRVGLDFSAFLDSSNRQLQICDPSNRAKALLVRNGDVPVYVEYGQAQLGVVGYDVLKEKGAKVAHLLDLGYGYCRMSLAVKNSSPYRSSRDLPAHCRIASKFIHCAREYFHQVDLPVEIVPLYGSVELGPITGMSEAIVDLVATGTTLRENGLQEIEVLFESTARLIANPLSYRLNQDGLGHYIDQLRQEIALAAAA is encoded by the coding sequence ATGATTACGATCGCGCTCCCCAAGGGTGCCCTCCTCAAAGACAGCATTGCCCTCCTCCAGCGGGTGGGGCTGGACTTCAGCGCTTTCCTGGATTCCAGTAACCGCCAACTGCAAATTTGTGATCCCAGCAACCGGGCCAAAGCGCTCTTGGTGCGCAATGGGGATGTGCCGGTGTATGTGGAATATGGCCAAGCCCAACTGGGGGTGGTGGGCTACGATGTGCTCAAGGAAAAGGGAGCCAAGGTGGCCCATCTGCTGGATTTAGGCTATGGCTATTGCCGCATGTCCCTGGCGGTCAAAAACAGCAGTCCCTACCGATCGAGCCGCGATCTCCCGGCCCACTGCCGCATTGCCTCCAAGTTTATCCACTGCGCCCGGGAATACTTCCATCAGGTGGATTTACCCGTGGAAATTGTGCCCCTCTATGGCTCGGTGGAGTTGGGACCGATTACGGGGATGTCGGAGGCGATCGTGGATCTGGTGGCCACCGGCACCACCCTGCGGGAGAACGGCCTCCAGGAAATTGAGGTGCTGTTTGAAAGCACCGCCCGCCTCATCGCCAACCCCCTCAGCTACCGCCTCAACCAAGACGGCCTGGGCCACTACATCGACCAACTCCGCCAGGAAATCGCCCTAGCAGCAGCAGCCTAA
- a CDS encoding trypsin-like peptidase domain-containing protein produces the protein MTAVVSWIRQHWSVQSLTLKPLIFKPLIFKPLILKPLILKPLIFKPLILKPLILSPRVWGLSLFLLGGGVGLWVGRLSALGSQGSPSSFPVTFTATHIESPAPQGVSPLPLDNPNFMAQAVAQVGESVVRIDTVTLAPDLDRSPFQHWFGRPQQPDSIDRGSGSGLLLGREGRIITNAHVVEGADGVEVALRDGQIVAGTVVGLDRVTDIAAIQIAAGNWSTPPLGRSVAVVPGQWAIAIGNPLGLDNTVTAGIISAVGRSSSQVGIPDKRVTFIQTDAAINPGNSGGPLLNDRGEVIGINTAIRSDAQGLGFAIPIEKALAIAEQLFTTGKVEHPFMGIQMVNLTPELRQKLQNDATLRLKLHQDNGVLVVRVLAESPAAVAGLQSGDLIETVGGVAVATTGEVQAQVEASVVGEPLTLVIRRSNQAQTLTVIPQAVSGEPSLD, from the coding sequence ATGACGGCTGTAGTGTCTTGGATCCGTCAGCACTGGAGTGTACAATCCCTAACCCTCAAGCCCTTAATCTTCAAGCCCTTAATCTTTAAGCCCTTAATCCTCAAGCCCTTAATCCTCAAGCCCTTAATCTTTAAGCCCTTAATCCTCAAGCCCTTAATCCTCAGTCCCAGGGTCTGGGGTCTATCCCTCTTTTTGCTGGGTGGGGGCGTGGGCCTGTGGGTGGGGCGCTTATCGGCCCTGGGTTCCCAGGGTTCCCCATCGTCCTTTCCCGTCACCTTCACGGCCACCCATATTGAATCCCCCGCCCCTCAGGGGGTATCGCCCCTCCCCTTGGATAACCCCAACTTTATGGCCCAGGCCGTGGCCCAAGTGGGGGAATCGGTGGTGCGCATTGACACGGTTACCCTAGCCCCGGATCTCGATCGCTCCCCGTTCCAACACTGGTTTGGGCGACCTCAACAGCCCGATTCCATCGATCGGGGCAGTGGCTCCGGTCTCCTCTTGGGCCGGGAGGGTCGCATTATCACCAATGCCCATGTGGTGGAAGGGGCGGATGGGGTGGAGGTGGCCCTGCGGGATGGGCAGATTGTAGCCGGTACGGTGGTGGGCTTGGATCGGGTCACGGATATTGCCGCCATTCAGATTGCAGCAGGGAATTGGTCCACCCCGCCCCTGGGGCGATCGGTGGCGGTGGTGCCCGGTCAGTGGGCGATCGCCATTGGCAATCCCCTGGGCTTAGACAACACCGTTACCGCTGGCATCATCAGCGCCGTGGGGCGATCCAGTTCCCAAGTGGGAATTCCCGACAAGCGGGTGACCTTCATTCAAACCGATGCGGCCATTAACCCCGGCAATTCTGGGGGACCGCTGCTCAACGATCGGGGCGAGGTCATCGGCATCAATACCGCCATTCGCTCCGATGCCCAAGGTTTAGGCTTTGCCATCCCCATCGAGAAAGCCCTAGCCATTGCCGAACAACTGTTTACGACGGGGAAGGTGGAGCATCCCTTTATGGGGATCCAAATGGTAAACCTAACGCCGGAGTTGCGGCAAAAGTTGCAAAACGATGCAACCTTGCGCCTAAAATTACATCAAGATAACGGTGTTTTGGTGGTGCGGGTCCTTGCCGAGTCCCCCGCTGCGGTGGCAGGGTTGCAGTCGGGGGATTTAATTGAAACCGTGGGCGGGGTAGCCGTGGCAACAACCGGAGAGGTGCAAGCCCAGGTGGAGGCCAGTGTGGTGGGGGAGCCGTTAACCCTGGTTATTCGGCGATCGAACCAAGCCCAAACCCTAACCGTTATCCCCCAAGCCGTCAGCGGTGAACCATCCCTCGATTAA
- a CDS encoding SufS family cysteine desulfurase yields MTQLQTPTLASQVRADFPILAQQIHGQPLVYLDNAATSQKPRSVLDALQDYYQTDNANVHRGAHTLSARATDAYEGAREKIARFINAPKPEQVIYTRNASEAINLVAYSWGMANLTAGDEVILTVMEHHSNLIPWQMVAQRTGAVLKFVGLTEREEFDLDQFKTLLTAKTKLVSLVHASNTLGCINPVAEVIALAHQQGVPVLVDACQSAPHLALDVQALDCDWLVASGHKMCGPTGIGFLYGKAALLRSMPPFLGGGEMIADVFLDHATYADIPHKFEAGTPAIAEAIALGAAVDYLTHLGMDRIHAYEAELTHYLFQRLAEVPTLRLYGPPPQADGSGRAALAAFTAGDVHPHDLSTILDQAGVAIRAGHHCTQPLHRVIKAQSTARVSLYFYNTTAEIDVFIAALKEAVEFFGSIF; encoded by the coding sequence ATGACCCAACTCCAAACCCCCACCTTAGCCTCCCAAGTCCGGGCCGACTTTCCGATCCTGGCCCAACAGATCCATGGTCAACCCCTGGTGTACTTGGACAACGCCGCCACCTCCCAAAAACCCCGATCGGTGCTGGATGCCCTCCAAGACTATTACCAGACCGACAACGCCAACGTCCATCGCGGTGCCCACACCCTCAGCGCCCGGGCCACCGATGCCTATGAAGGGGCACGGGAAAAAATCGCCCGCTTCATCAATGCCCCCAAGCCAGAGCAGGTGATTTACACCCGCAACGCCAGCGAAGCCATTAATTTGGTGGCCTATAGCTGGGGCATGGCCAACCTGACGGCGGGGGACGAGGTGATCCTGACGGTGATGGAACACCACAGCAATCTGATTCCCTGGCAAATGGTGGCCCAGCGCACGGGGGCGGTGTTGAAATTTGTGGGGCTGACGGAGAGGGAGGAGTTTGATCTGGACCAGTTCAAAACCCTGCTGACGGCCAAAACCAAGTTGGTGTCCCTGGTTCATGCCTCCAATACCCTGGGCTGCATTAATCCCGTGGCGGAGGTGATTGCCCTGGCCCACCAGCAGGGGGTGCCGGTGTTGGTGGATGCCTGCCAAAGTGCGCCCCACCTGGCCCTGGATGTCCAAGCCCTGGATTGCGATTGGCTGGTGGCTTCGGGCCATAAGATGTGTGGTCCCACGGGCATTGGCTTTTTGTATGGCAAAGCGGCCCTGCTGCGATCGATGCCCCCGTTCCTGGGGGGAGGCGAAATGATCGCCGATGTCTTTTTGGATCACGCCACCTATGCCGATATTCCCCATAAGTTTGAGGCGGGAACCCCGGCCATTGCCGAGGCGATCGCCCTGGGGGCAGCGGTGGACTACCTCACCCATCTAGGGATGGATCGCATCCACGCCTACGAAGCGGAACTCACCCACTACCTGTTTCAGCGCCTCGCCGAAGTGCCCACCCTGCGCCTCTATGGACCCCCACCCCAGGCCGATGGCAGTGGCCGCGCCGCCCTGGCGGCGTTCACCGCTGGGGACGTTCATCCCCACGATCTCTCCACGATCCTGGATCAAGCCGGGGTGGCCATCCGAGCCGGACACCACTGCACCCAACCCTTGCACCGGGTGATCAAGGCCCAATCCACCGCCCGCGTTAGCCTCTATTTCTACAACACCACCGCAGAAATCGATGTGTTCATCGCGGCCCTCAAGGAAGCAGTGGAGTTTTTCGGCAGTATTTTTTAA
- a CDS encoding cyclic nucleotide-binding domain-containing protein produces MDLLKLFHNDTDTKRFNPGEVIFEQGSYGEEMYVIVEGQVDITVNDRWIYTAELGEICGIMALIDDKARSATAIAKNTCSVVPVNQKRFQFLVQQNPYFAIYVMRLLADWLRRMDAKI; encoded by the coding sequence ATGGATTTACTAAAACTTTTCCACAATGATACCGACACTAAACGATTCAATCCTGGTGAAGTCATTTTTGAACAGGGTAGTTATGGGGAAGAGATGTATGTGATTGTAGAAGGCCAAGTTGATATCACGGTCAACGATCGCTGGATCTACACCGCTGAACTCGGTGAAATTTGTGGCATTATGGCCTTGATTGATGACAAAGCTCGCAGCGCCACCGCGATCGCCAAAAACACTTGCTCTGTGGTGCCCGTTAATCAAAAGCGCTTTCAATTCTTAGTGCAACAAAACCCCTACTTTGCCATTTATGTCATGCGACTGCTAGCAGATTGGCTCAGACGCATGGATGCAAAGATTTAA
- the sufD gene encoding Fe-S cluster assembly protein SufD — protein MVVQIAPDLSPNSTTIAPQTSGEKRSSYLAHLLALGQSVPSSLPPAIATAQAQAAARIPELAIPSSRHEDWRFTDLSALVQLQFQATPQVCSFTLGQLAALTIAEARHRLVFVDGHYSPSLSSVEDLPAGVTLGNIHQADPQRLAQVLGQQPGNEEVFTTLNTATFQDLAWIHLAEGVILDAPLHLIWMSTLDRQCPVVSQTRALILADRGSSLHLVEDFVTLGEGCTNGLASGTYFTNGVTEMVLGDNAFVHHSRLQRDGTGAFHIGKTAVSQGRDSRYVGVAIHLGAQMSRHNLEVVHQGEQAETELFGLALVNQAQVMDTHSSIWYQHPHCSSNQLYKAIVNDRGRSVFNGRVDVPQAAQLTNARQLNRNLLLSPQARVDTKPQLEIVADNVKCTHGATVSQLEDEEIFYFQSRGIDPLSAQHLLLDGFAAEILQKLPLESLRQSLGRCVACRMMDV, from the coding sequence ATGGTTGTGCAAATCGCCCCCGACTTAAGCCCCAATTCCACCACGATCGCCCCCCAAACCAGTGGGGAGAAGCGATCCAGCTACCTGGCCCACCTTCTGGCCCTCGGCCAATCGGTTCCCTCCTCCCTTCCCCCCGCGATCGCCACGGCCCAAGCCCAAGCCGCTGCCCGCATCCCAGAATTAGCCATTCCCTCCAGCCGCCATGAAGATTGGCGCTTTACGGATCTGTCGGCCCTGGTGCAATTACAATTCCAAGCCACCCCCCAGGTTTGCTCCTTTACCCTGGGGCAGTTGGCCGCGTTGACCATTGCCGAAGCCCGCCATCGTTTGGTGTTTGTGGATGGCCACTATAGCCCCAGTTTGTCGTCCGTGGAGGACTTGCCAGCGGGGGTCACCCTGGGCAATATTCACCAGGCCGATCCCCAACGCTTAGCCCAGGTGCTGGGACAACAACCGGGCAATGAAGAGGTGTTTACCACCCTCAACACCGCCACCTTTCAAGATTTAGCCTGGATTCACCTGGCGGAGGGGGTGATCCTGGATGCGCCCCTCCATCTGATCTGGATGTCCACCCTCGATCGCCAGTGTCCCGTGGTTAGCCAAACCCGTGCCCTGATTTTGGCCGATCGCGGTAGCTCCCTCCATCTGGTGGAAGATTTCGTCACCCTGGGGGAGGGCTGCACCAATGGGTTAGCATCCGGCACCTACTTCACCAATGGGGTCACGGAAATGGTCTTGGGGGACAATGCCTTTGTCCACCACAGCCGCCTGCAACGGGATGGCACCGGAGCCTTCCACATTGGCAAAACCGCCGTCAGTCAGGGCCGGGATAGCCGCTATGTGGGGGTGGCCATCCATTTGGGGGCGCAGATGTCCCGCCACAATTTAGAAGTGGTTCACCAAGGGGAACAGGCAGAAACCGAACTGTTTGGTCTCGCTTTGGTCAACCAAGCCCAAGTCATGGATACCCACAGCAGCATTTGGTATCAGCATCCCCACTGCTCCAGCAATCAGTTGTATAAGGCGATCGTCAACGATCGCGGTCGGTCCGTCTTCAATGGCCGGGTGGATGTGCCCCAAGCCGCCCAATTAACCAATGCCCGCCAGTTAAACCGCAATTTGTTGCTCTCCCCCCAGGCGCGGGTAGACACCAAACCCCAGTTGGAAATTGTGGCCGATAACGTCAAATGTACCCATGGGGCCACCGTCAGCCAGTTGGAAGACGAGGAAATTTTCTACTTCCAAAGTCGAGGCATCGATCCCCTCAGTGCCCAACATTTACTCCTAGATGGGTTTGCCGCCGAAATCCTACAAAAGCTGCCCTTGGAGTCCCTGCGCCAGAGTCTGGGCCGCTGTGTGGCCTGCCGCATGATGGACGTGTAA
- a CDS encoding ferredoxin-thioredoxin reductase catalytic domain-containing protein, protein MTTPPGTTQATDKSLEAMRKFAETYAQRTGTYFCTDLGVTAVVVEGLAKHKDDLGAPLCPCRHYEDKEAEAAAAFWNCPCVPMRERKECHCMLFLTPDNDFAGSEQTITTEQIRSTTNAHQ, encoded by the coding sequence ATGACTACACCTCCCGGCACCACCCAAGCCACAGACAAAAGCCTCGAAGCCATGCGTAAGTTTGCAGAAACCTACGCCCAGCGCACTGGAACCTATTTTTGTACTGACTTAGGGGTCACTGCCGTGGTGGTGGAGGGACTGGCAAAACACAAGGATGACCTGGGTGCGCCCCTGTGCCCCTGCCGCCACTATGAGGACAAGGAAGCGGAGGCCGCTGCCGCCTTCTGGAATTGTCCCTGTGTGCCCATGCGGGAGCGCAAGGAATGCCACTGCATGTTATTCCTAACCCCCGACAACGACTTTGCGGGATCAGAGCAGACTATCACCACGGAACAAATCCGCAGCACCACCAACGCCCATCAGTAG
- the sufB gene encoding Fe-S cluster assembly protein SufB: MSPTVQTLVNQPYKYGFVTDIETDKIPKGLSEDVVRLISAKKGEPDFMLEFRLKAYRQWLKMAEPDWAAVGYPTIDYQDIIYYSAPKQKPKKLNSLDEVDPALLETFEKLGIPLSEQKRLGNVAVDAVFDSVSIATTFRAQLAEHGVIFCSISEAVAEYPDLIKRYLGSVVPVADNYFAALNSAVFSDGSFVYIPKGVACPMELSTYFRINSGDSGQFERTLIVAEEGSQVSYLEGCTAPMFDTNQLHAAVVELVALDNADIKYSTVQNWYAGDENGKGGIYNFVTKRGLCKGVNSKISWTQVETGSAITWKYPSCILVGDNSVGEFYSVALTNHCQQADTGTKMIHVGKNTRSTIISKGISAGRSRNSYRGLVKVGPNAQGARNYSQCDSMLVGDRAQANTFPYIQVQNPSSKVEHEASTSKIGEDQLFYFQQRGISAEDAISMMISGFCKDVFNQLPMEFAVEADRLLSLKLEGSVG, from the coding sequence ATGAGTCCAACCGTTCAAACCCTGGTCAACCAACCCTATAAATATGGTTTTGTCACCGACATTGAAACCGACAAAATCCCCAAGGGGTTAAGTGAAGATGTCGTTCGCCTAATTTCCGCTAAAAAGGGCGAACCAGACTTTATGTTGGAATTTCGGCTCAAAGCCTACCGCCAGTGGCTGAAGATGGCGGAACCGGACTGGGCAGCCGTGGGCTATCCCACCATTGATTACCAAGATATTATTTATTACTCGGCCCCCAAGCAAAAGCCGAAAAAGCTCAATAGCTTGGATGAAGTCGATCCGGCTCTATTGGAAACCTTTGAAAAACTGGGCATTCCCCTATCGGAACAGAAGCGCCTAGGCAATGTGGCCGTGGATGCAGTCTTCGACAGTGTTTCCATTGCCACCACCTTTCGGGCACAGTTGGCAGAGCATGGGGTTATTTTCTGCTCGATTTCCGAAGCGGTAGCCGAGTACCCCGACTTAATTAAGCGCTATCTGGGTAGTGTCGTCCCCGTGGCGGATAACTATTTTGCTGCCTTGAACTCAGCCGTCTTTAGTGATGGCTCTTTTGTCTATATCCCCAAAGGGGTGGCCTGCCCCATGGAATTGTCCACCTATTTCCGCATTAACAGCGGCGATTCGGGTCAGTTTGAGCGCACCTTAATTGTGGCAGAAGAAGGCAGTCAGGTGAGCTACCTGGAGGGCTGCACGGCTCCCATGTTTGACACCAACCAACTCCATGCGGCGGTGGTGGAATTGGTGGCCTTGGACAATGCGGACATTAAATATTCCACGGTGCAAAACTGGTATGCCGGGGATGAGAATGGCAAGGGTGGCATCTATAACTTTGTCACAAAGCGGGGACTCTGTAAGGGGGTGAATTCCAAAATTTCCTGGACCCAGGTGGAAACGGGATCGGCCATTACCTGGAAATACCCCAGTTGCATTTTGGTGGGGGATAATTCCGTCGGGGAATTTTACTCGGTGGCCCTCACCAACCACTGCCAGCAGGCAGACACGGGCACCAAAATGATCCATGTGGGCAAAAATACCCGCAGCACCATTATTTCTAAGGGAATTTCGGCAGGTCGCTCCCGCAATAGCTATCGCGGCTTGGTGAAAGTCGGTCCCAATGCCCAGGGGGCGCGGAACTATTCCCAGTGTGATTCCATGTTGGTGGGCGATCGTGCCCAAGCCAATACCTTCCCCTATATTCAGGTGCAAAATCCCAGCAGCAAGGTAGAACACGAAGCCTCTACTTCCAAAATTGGAGAAGATCAGCTTTTCTACTTCCAACAGCGGGGAATTTCTGCGGAAGATGCCATTTCCATGATGATTAGTGGCTTTTGTAAAGATGTCTTTAATCAGTTACCCATGGAATTTGCGGTGGAGGCCGATCGCCTGCTGAGCTTGAAGTTGGAAGGCAGCGTGGGCTAA
- the sufR gene encoding iron-sulfur cluster biosynthesis transcriptional regulator SufR produces the protein MSITHHPSTKEDILRYLLQQGEATAQALAEALAISPQAVRRHLKDLETEQLLEYQTVQVGMGRPQHVYHLSKTGRSHFPEAYDQFAIGLMDTLASSFPPDQVASILRQQWQRKAQEYRAKLGSGSLEERLTLLVQLRRLEGYMTESQRAEDSGVALPELPDGAGDRYLLTEFHCAIASVAESFPNVCDYELELFTATLADCRVERTHWMLDGEHHCGYLIQQV, from the coding sequence ATGTCCATTACTCATCACCCTTCGACCAAGGAAGATATTCTGCGTTACCTGTTGCAGCAAGGTGAAGCCACAGCGCAGGCTCTCGCAGAGGCCTTGGCCATTAGTCCCCAGGCCGTGCGACGGCACTTAAAGGACTTGGAGACAGAGCAATTATTGGAGTACCAAACGGTGCAGGTGGGCATGGGTCGTCCCCAGCATGTCTATCATCTCAGCAAAACGGGCCGATCGCACTTCCCCGAAGCCTATGATCAGTTTGCCATTGGTCTGATGGACACCTTGGCTTCTAGTTTCCCCCCGGATCAGGTGGCATCGATTCTTCGCCAGCAATGGCAGCGCAAAGCCCAGGAATATCGAGCCAAGCTGGGCAGCGGTTCTTTGGAGGAGCGTTTAACGCTGTTGGTGCAGTTGCGCCGCTTGGAGGGCTATATGACCGAGTCGCAGCGGGCTGAAGACAGTGGGGTGGCGTTACCGGAACTGCCGGATGGGGCGGGCGATCGCTACCTATTAACAGAGTTCCACTGTGCCATTGCGTCGGTGGCGGAGTCGTTTCCCAATGTTTGTGACTATGAGTTGGAGTTATTCACGGCGACTCTGGCGGATTGTCGGGTGGAACGCACCCACTGGATGCTGGACGGGGAACACCACTGCGGCTATTTGATCCAACAGGTGTAG
- the ccsB gene encoding c-type cytochrome biogenesis protein CcsB, producing MDLIVLENTLDNVVFATLFLSMLLYWSSVAFPRIALLWTLGSTTMGVASVATTVLLIARWVEAGYFPISNLYESLFFLTWGLTTVHLIAEHMSRNRLVGAFTAPVGMAIAAFATLSLPDTMQLSEPLVPALKSNWLMMHVSVMMLSYATLLVGSLLAIAFLVVTRGQAVELRGSSVGTGSFRTVPKPGAGVAAEAHSTLETGAPLEPVLAGVQDGPAFATSNSAATATATATATVVLTRTTATAAPVPNPTVVLSPQRLTLADTLDNISYRIIGLGFPLLTIGIIAGAVWANEAWGTYWSWDPKETWALITWLVFAAYLHARITKGWQGRRPAILAATGFAVVWVCYLGVNILGSGLHSYGWFF from the coding sequence ATGGATCTCATTGTTTTAGAAAACACCTTAGATAACGTGGTCTTTGCCACCCTATTCCTCAGTATGTTGTTGTACTGGAGTAGTGTCGCCTTCCCCCGCATCGCCCTGCTCTGGACCTTGGGCAGCACCACCATGGGGGTTGCCAGCGTTGCCACCACCGTTCTGCTCATTGCCCGTTGGGTGGAAGCCGGTTACTTTCCCATTAGTAATCTCTATGAATCCCTCTTTTTCCTCACCTGGGGGTTAACGACGGTGCATCTGATCGCCGAGCATATGAGCCGCAACCGTTTGGTGGGAGCCTTTACGGCCCCTGTGGGCATGGCCATTGCGGCCTTTGCCACCCTGTCCCTCCCGGACACCATGCAACTCTCAGAACCCTTGGTGCCCGCCCTCAAGTCCAACTGGTTGATGATGCATGTCAGTGTCATGATGCTGAGCTATGCCACCCTGTTGGTGGGGTCCCTGTTGGCCATTGCCTTCCTGGTGGTGACCCGAGGTCAGGCGGTGGAACTGCGGGGCAGTTCCGTGGGCACTGGTTCGTTCCGCACTGTCCCTAAACCTGGGGCTGGTGTGGCTGCTGAGGCCCACTCTACCCTGGAGACTGGGGCACCCCTGGAACCGGTTCTAGCTGGGGTGCAAGATGGGCCGGCTTTTGCTACCTCTAACTCTGCGGCTACGGCCACCGCTACGGCTACGGCTACAGTGGTGCTCACCCGGACAACGGCCACCGCTGCCCCTGTGCCTAACCCAACGGTGGTGCTGTCTCCCCAGCGTTTGACCCTGGCGGACACCTTGGACAACATTAGCTACCGCATCATTGGCCTAGGGTTTCCCCTGCTGACCATTGGCATTATTGCCGGGGCGGTGTGGGCCAATGAAGCCTGGGGAACTTACTGGAGTTGGGATCCGAAGGAAACCTGGGCGCTGATTACTTGGCTCGTGTTTGCGGCCTATCTCCATGCCCGCATCACCAAGGGCTGGCAAGGTCGTCGCCCCGCTATTCTGGCCGCGACGGGGTTTGCAGTGGTGTGGGTCTGTTACTTGGGGGTGAATATTCTGGGCAGCGGTCTCCACAGCTATGGTTGGTTTTTCTAG